In Platichthys flesus chromosome 20, fPlaFle2.1, whole genome shotgun sequence, a single genomic region encodes these proteins:
- the LOC133975896 gene encoding G-protein coupled estrogen receptor 1-like — translation MDMIMYLGVSFITEYNITVNDTQGVVSDFLQTALEIHQRYIIGLVLSCIYAIFLCPVGFIGNILILVVNLEHRGRMTAPDLYFVNLAVADLFLVADSLIEVFNLKKGYYDKPGLCTFMNLFQQVNMYSSVFFLTWMSFDRFVALTSRVGRSMAHARLSCCFVWVSSSLLTLLPFVIAQAQHAGELAFCFANVAQVQWLEMMLGFLLPFCTLGLCYWRIAKVLWRSQKDQRGRQRRPRRQKALQMISAAVLVFFLCWLPENVFICVHLLRGGTSGDMLWQDYPLTGHTVRLAAFSNSCLNPLIYSFLGETFQDKMRVFLQQKSKWVKLQRSPTERSTYAPSANDCGHAACDRPRQSISSDLFSQTVINCPFKSKPAAHGSLTDICAEFKDIK, via the coding sequence ATGGACATGATAATGTATTTGGGCGTCAGCTTCATCACCGAGTATAACATCACTGTAAATGACACACAGGGAGTCGTCTCTGATTTTCTGCAGACAGCCCTAGAGATTCACCAGCGTTACATTATCGGCCTCGTCCTCTCCTGCATTTACGCCATTTTCCTCTGCCCCGTCGGCTTCATCGGGAACATCCTCATCTTAGTCGTCAACCTGGAACACAGGGGCCGCATGACAGCCCCGGACCTCTACTTTGTGAACCTGGCCGTGGCCGACCTCTTCCTCGTGGCCGACTCTCTGATCGAGGTGTTCAACCTGAAGAAGGGCTACTATGACAAGCCCGGCCTCTGCACCTTCATGAACCTGTTCCAGCAGGTTAACATGTACAGCAGTGTCTTCTTCTTGACCTGGATGAGCTTTGATCGGTTCGTGGCACTGACCAGCAGGGTGGGTCGCAGCATGGCGCACGCGCGCCTCAGCTGCTGCTTCGTCTGggtgtcctcctccctgctcaccCTGCTGCCTTTCGTCATAGCTCAAGCTCAGCACGCCGGAGAACTCGCTTTCTGTTTCGCTAATGTGGCCCAGGTCCAGTGGCTGGAGATGATGCTGGGTTTCCTTCTGCCTTTCTGCACCCTGGGCCTGTGCTACTGGAGAATAGCAAAGGTTCTCTGGCGCAGCCAGAAAGACCAAAGAGGGCGACAGCGGAGGCCTCGCAGGCAGAAAGCCCTGCAGATGATCTCGGCGGCGGTGTTagtcttcttcctctgctggcTCCCAGAGAACGTCTTCATATGCGTCCACCTGCTGAGAGGGGGCACAAGCGGGGACATGCTCTGGCAGGACTACCCGCTGACGGGTCACACTGTCAGGCTGGCGGCCTTCTCTAACAGCTGCCTGAATCCGCTCATCTACAGCTTCCTCGGGGAGACGTTCCAGGATAAAATGAGAGTTTTCCTCCAGCAGAAGAGCAAATGGGTCAAGCTGCAAAGGTCCCCCACAGAAAGGTCCACCTATGCTCCCTCTGCAAACGACTGCGGCCATGCAGCGTGTGACCGACCACGCCAGTCAATCAGCTCTGACCTCTTCTCACAAACTGTTATAAACTGTCCCTTCAAATCAAAACCAGCTGCACATGGTAGCCTCACAGACATTTGTGCTGAGTTCAAAGACATTAAGTGA